In one window of Drosophila innubila isolate TH190305 chromosome 2L unlocalized genomic scaffold, UK_Dinn_1.0 4_B_2L, whole genome shotgun sequence DNA:
- the LOC117780366 gene encoding V-type proton ATPase subunit S1-like, with protein MTTLVGAELPITPPAFIWGVDLPKPPSIFEFVNTKMLFDMLRPLQEEHMIIVYFASELTAKDFSCLEPNCFEFLRQVKPFNFYSQVHRPLLALQRMSEGSVIWEERETLLQLPCQRNKIHAYNFTDRDLQDHDQLMKAVSNSLALCPLLQIYTAHSEEIWAMKRRHDRFYLKGSRRQLAREAPNNPAALPTVLRHTTGLISIGKIVLAEEVKRGLIVNYKRSEVIIVDEAPLRLNFVDDTNIRNGFVLTISTSMGPLYIEVLPTMGNWRISRIVFIGNVTFIPRDLLFYSQKFSLCCRCFTTYSELGARLSLYMFHMDVVFNKYYSALDPDYVPKECWLCEQFLTPGLTQGIFSAFILLLILAIGTSMLLSIGRNKRFSSANEPELYVKGYAER; from the exons atgaCAACTCTGGTTGGAGCAGAGCTGCCCATTACACCTCCCGCTTTCATTTGGGGCGTTGATTT ACCCAAACCTCCGagtatttttgaatttgtaaacACCAAAATGCTCTTCGATATGTTGCGGCCGTTGCAAGAGGAGCATATGATTATTGTCTATTTTGCGAGCGAG TTAACTGCTAAGGATTTTAGTTGCCTGGAACCAAAttgctttgaatttttgcGTCAGGTGAAGCCATTTAATTTCTACAGCCAGGTGCATCGACCGTTACTGGCATTGCAAAGGATGTCGGAGGGATCTGTGATCTGGGAGGAGAGAGAAACATTGCTGCAACTCCCCTGTCAAAGGAATAAAATACACGCCTACAATTTCACCGATCGCGATTTACAGGATCATG ACCAGCTAATGAAAGCTGTTTCCAACAGTTTGGCATTATGTCCGCTCTTGCAAATCTACACTGCTCACTCGGAGGAGATTTGGGCCATGAAACGCCGTCATGATCGCTTCTACCTCAAAGGCAGTCGACGGCAATTGGCTAGAGAGGCTCCCAATAATCCTGCTGCTCTTCCAACCGTATTACGCCACACAACGGGCCTCATTTCAATTGGGAAGATTGTTTTGGCCGAGGAGGTAAAAAGAGGCTTAATCGTCAACTATAAACGCTCCGAAGTCATCATAGTCGACGAGGCCCCTTTGCGACTGAATTTCGTGGACGATACTAATATACGCAATGGATTCGTGCTGACAATTAGCACCTCGATGGGTCCCCTCTATATAGAGGTACTGCCCACAATGGGCAACTGGCGCATCTCTCGCATTGTCTTCATCGGCAATGTGACATTTATTCCCAGAGACTTGCTATTCTATAGCCAAAAGTTCAGTTTATGCTGTCGATGCTTTACTACATATTCGGAACTTGGAGCACGTCTCAGCTTGTACATGTTCCACATGGATGTGGTCTTTAACA AATACTATTCAGCATTGGATCCGGACTATGTACCAAAGGAATGTTGGCTTTGCGAACAGTTTCTAACACCCGGACTCACCCAGGGAATTTTCTCGGCTTTTATACTGCTTTTAATACTAGCTATAGGTACGAGCATGCTCCTCAGTATTGGACGCAACAAAAGATTCTCCTCAGCCAATGAGCCCGAGCTGTATGTGAAGGGCTATGCCGAACGCTAA